A genomic stretch from Chitinophaga agri includes:
- a CDS encoding suppressor of fused domain protein — MSNGPTVLIEQANSRYTMYAVVEQDERTAYFYLYPAELQSKKYRMRACWLRNLQPGPAQRDSVAMANGDAPMLEAQYCNHPEGKEPLQAALISIVWMPEEDGAAVLYDGEILGVIPGWSLYAEDPAAYAADCIGADGNAIVFPLGAPGKNEQHARVAEAIRFRQTWEDTETPQWPVIQQQFISAYEKQFGEIKQYFAIDNNQWPPMALGKFEKDNIVYFLTMGVSIRSMPWVSYLYNETAPAYRRMELALAVSKDDYTEEEIMKMAEGISAIADIPWRHISWLGEGHTVGSSKLPAPFESLVLSAALYTGESIDMPEMYGDKVNLFWVSPVTLSEREYAHQKANGGYELLEKMIQEDITHIVKKRDAIV; from the coding sequence ATGAGCAACGGACCAACAGTATTGATAGAACAAGCGAATAGCCGCTATACGATGTATGCGGTAGTAGAGCAGGACGAACGGACAGCTTATTTTTACCTGTATCCTGCTGAATTGCAGAGCAAGAAATACCGGATGCGGGCCTGCTGGCTGCGCAATCTGCAACCTGGCCCTGCCCAAAGGGACAGTGTAGCCATGGCAAATGGTGATGCGCCTATGCTGGAAGCGCAGTATTGTAATCATCCGGAAGGAAAGGAACCATTACAGGCAGCACTGATATCCATTGTATGGATGCCTGAAGAAGACGGCGCTGCTGTATTGTACGATGGGGAAATACTCGGTGTTATTCCCGGATGGAGCCTGTATGCAGAAGATCCTGCGGCCTATGCGGCAGATTGTATAGGCGCAGATGGCAATGCGATTGTATTCCCCCTGGGCGCGCCTGGCAAAAATGAACAACATGCGCGTGTCGCAGAAGCGATACGCTTCCGTCAGACATGGGAAGATACGGAAACGCCACAGTGGCCGGTGATACAGCAGCAGTTCATTAGTGCGTACGAAAAGCAATTCGGAGAAATAAAACAATACTTTGCTATAGATAATAACCAATGGCCGCCAATGGCACTTGGTAAGTTTGAAAAAGATAACATCGTTTACTTCCTGACGATGGGGGTGAGTATCCGCTCTATGCCATGGGTGTCTTACCTGTACAATGAGACAGCACCTGCATACAGGAGAATGGAACTGGCGCTGGCTGTCAGCAAAGACGATTACACCGAGGAAGAGATCATGAAAATGGCAGAAGGTATCTCTGCCATAGCGGATATTCCATGGAGACATATCAGCTGGCTGGGAGAGGGGCATACCGTTGGTTCCAGTAAACTGCCGGCACCATTTGAAAGTCTGGTGTTATCTGCGGCACTTTACACGGGTGAAAGTATCGACATGCCGGAAATGTATGGGGATAAGGTCAATCTTTTCTGGGTGAGTCCTGTTACATTGTCAGAAAGAGAATATGCGCATCAGAAAGCCAACGGCGGGTATGAACTATTGGAAAAGATGATCCAGGAAGATATTACGCATATTGTGAAAAAGAGAGACGCCATCGTCTGA
- a CDS encoding DEAD/DEAH box helicase — MKALEHEGYTAPTPIQQQAIPYVLEKRDLLGCAQTGTGKTAAFAIPLLQLMHEDQQQQPRKGLRNIKALILTPTRELAIQIHESFTAYGKFLDLKSLVIFGGVSQHGQVEALKRGVDILIATPGRLLDLISQNYITLRDIKYFVLDEADRMLDMGFVHDVRRVIIKLPEQRQSLFFSATMPPEIQTLAKTILRNPAKVEVTPVSSTAETITQSVYFVSKNDKRNLLLHILKDASIKTLLVFARTKHGADRVVKDLNKAEITAEAIHGNKSQNARQRALNNFKSQQTRVLVATDIAARGIDIDELTHVVNYELPNVPETYVHRIGRTGRAGANGIAISFCEPEEKAFLKDILKLIAVEIPVVTAQPFHNGDSLSTPAPKPAPQQKPKPQHPRDNKGGFSRNRQGVVNPRGAKGNSGGNRNGGGNSGGNGQQQRRKPQQQH, encoded by the coding sequence TTGAAGGCACTCGAGCACGAGGGCTATACCGCCCCCACGCCTATTCAGCAACAGGCCATCCCATATGTACTCGAAAAGAGAGACCTCCTTGGTTGCGCCCAGACCGGTACCGGTAAAACAGCCGCATTTGCTATACCCCTGCTGCAATTAATGCATGAAGACCAGCAGCAACAACCTCGTAAAGGCCTTCGTAACATCAAGGCGCTGATATTAACACCTACCCGTGAGCTGGCCATTCAGATCCACGAAAGCTTTACCGCATATGGTAAGTTCCTCGATCTGAAAAGCCTCGTGATCTTCGGGGGTGTGTCACAACATGGTCAGGTAGAAGCCCTCAAAAGAGGCGTTGACATCCTGATCGCTACACCTGGTCGCCTGCTGGATCTCATCAGTCAGAACTATATTACCCTTCGGGATATAAAGTATTTTGTACTGGATGAAGCCGACAGAATGCTGGACATGGGCTTTGTACACGACGTAAGACGTGTGATCATCAAACTGCCTGAACAGCGTCAGTCCCTCTTCTTCTCTGCGACTATGCCGCCTGAGATCCAGACGCTGGCTAAAACCATTCTCCGTAATCCGGCAAAAGTGGAAGTAACCCCTGTATCATCTACAGCGGAAACGATCACACAGTCCGTTTACTTTGTGAGCAAAAATGATAAACGCAACCTGCTGCTACATATTCTGAAAGATGCATCTATCAAAACACTACTCGTATTTGCCCGTACCAAACACGGTGCTGACAGAGTGGTAAAAGATCTGAATAAGGCAGAGATCACGGCGGAAGCGATCCATGGTAATAAATCACAGAATGCCCGTCAGCGTGCGCTGAATAATTTCAAATCGCAGCAAACAAGGGTACTCGTAGCCACCGATATCGCCGCCAGAGGTATCGATATCGATGAACTGACGCACGTTGTCAACTACGAACTGCCAAACGTTCCTGAAACCTATGTACACCGTATAGGTCGTACCGGTCGTGCAGGCGCTAACGGTATCGCTATCTCCTTCTGTGAACCGGAGGAAAAAGCATTCCTGAAAGACATCCTGAAACTGATCGCTGTTGAAATACCCGTAGTCACTGCGCAGCCATTCCATAATGGTGACAGCCTTTCTACACCAGCGCCAAAGCCTGCTCCACAGCAGAAGCCCAAGCCACAACACCCGAGAGATAACAAAGGTGGATTTTCCAGGAACAGACAGGGTGTAGTGAACCCAAGAGGCGCAAAAGGAAATAGTGGCGGTAATCGCAATGGTGGTGGCAACAGTGGTGGTAATGGACAGCAACAGCGGAGAAAACCACAACAGCAGCATTAA
- a CDS encoding App1 family protein has protein sequence MSAWNKILHWLGLEARTHIKVYHGVGGTEQLEIFGHVLDRGPLPRTHYSRFFLVNTFALIRLFMVRPRKGATVELVWEGQTITGVTEGDGFFHLQWKPDVMPDPGDHPVEVRIVNVEESPVTRVMGVVIIPHRSQFGCISDIDDTFLVSHSASLFKRLHVLFTRNARTRKPFEGVVNHYRMLSDADNKGRMPRPFFYVSSSEWNLYAYIREFCRMHGLPEGVFLLSQLKPLWKLLKSGQQKHVTKFTRISRILKHYPHMRFVLLGDDTQEDPQIYEAITKHFPAQILAVYLRHVRDSRYAATKEVTDVIMARGIPCCYFKHSSEAMDYSKKIGLIT, from the coding sequence ATGTCTGCATGGAATAAAATTCTACATTGGCTGGGTTTGGAAGCACGCACACATATCAAAGTTTATCATGGTGTGGGCGGTACCGAGCAACTGGAAATATTTGGTCATGTACTGGACCGTGGACCTTTGCCACGTACACATTACAGCCGGTTTTTCCTTGTCAATACCTTTGCCCTGATACGTTTGTTCATGGTAAGGCCCAGGAAGGGCGCTACAGTGGAGCTGGTATGGGAGGGGCAAACCATTACGGGCGTGACGGAAGGGGATGGTTTTTTTCACTTACAATGGAAACCGGATGTGATGCCTGATCCGGGAGATCATCCTGTGGAAGTGCGTATCGTGAATGTGGAGGAAAGCCCGGTAACGCGTGTGATGGGTGTAGTGATAATTCCACATCGCAGTCAGTTTGGTTGTATTTCTGATATAGATGATACTTTCCTTGTCTCACATTCTGCCTCGCTTTTTAAAAGGCTGCATGTATTGTTTACACGCAATGCCCGTACACGTAAGCCTTTTGAAGGTGTAGTGAATCATTACCGGATGCTGAGTGATGCGGATAATAAAGGCAGAATGCCACGGCCGTTCTTTTATGTATCCAGCAGCGAGTGGAACCTTTATGCGTATATACGTGAGTTTTGCCGGATGCATGGACTGCCGGAAGGCGTGTTTTTACTGAGTCAACTGAAGCCTTTATGGAAATTACTCAAGAGCGGACAGCAGAAACATGTGACCAAGTTTACGAGGATCAGCCGTATCCTCAAACACTATCCGCATATGCGATTTGTATTACTGGGAGACGATACACAGGAGGACCCGCAGATATACGAAGCGATCACCAAACATTTTCCGGCACAGATACTCGCGGTATATCTGCGGCATGTACGTGACAGCCGGTATGCAGCTACAAAGGAAGTTACTGATGTGATCATGGCCAGAGGCATTCCCTGCTGCTATTTTAAACATAGCAGTGAGGCAATGGACTATTCAAAAAAGATTGGACTGATTACATGA
- a CDS encoding diacylglycerol/lipid kinase family protein has translation MAQTSPMRLRLLFVINPVSGGKKKADPETIIKNYFRDRPEDVSFFLLNGPEQSLSAAIKKTGPDRVIAVGGDGTVKMVAEALLHKNIPMGILPAGSANGMAAELCIPADWEQVLALICNEQPSTVKDIDLIRVNNDICIHLSDVGLNALLVKNFEQRGIRGKLGYALSSFKTLWQSKRLAVHIENNKLSLTRYAHMIVLANARMYGTGACINPDGDLTDGLFEVVILRRLSIPELLKMLFRHRPFDPAKTEVLQARQVTISTRKRAHFQIDGEYMGRIRQVTATILPKALKVIIPVPVDAG, from the coding sequence ATGGCGCAAACATCACCTATGCGGCTCCGGCTACTTTTTGTGATCAATCCAGTTTCAGGCGGCAAAAAGAAGGCCGATCCTGAAACAATTATCAAAAATTATTTCCGCGACAGACCGGAAGACGTCAGCTTTTTCCTGCTGAACGGGCCAGAGCAGTCACTTTCAGCTGCTATAAAAAAAACGGGGCCCGATCGTGTGATCGCTGTTGGCGGAGATGGTACTGTCAAAATGGTAGCTGAAGCCCTGCTGCATAAAAACATTCCCATGGGCATCCTGCCCGCGGGATCTGCCAACGGCATGGCAGCTGAACTATGTATACCGGCCGACTGGGAACAGGTGCTTGCACTGATATGCAATGAACAGCCTTCCACTGTAAAAGATATTGACCTGATCAGGGTAAATAATGACATCTGCATTCATCTTAGCGACGTAGGTCTCAATGCCCTGCTGGTAAAGAATTTCGAGCAACGGGGTATCCGGGGAAAACTCGGCTATGCACTCTCCTCCTTCAAAACATTATGGCAGAGCAAACGGCTGGCCGTACATATCGAGAATAATAAACTCAGTCTGACCCGCTACGCACATATGATCGTACTGGCCAATGCACGCATGTATGGTACCGGCGCCTGCATCAATCCGGATGGAGACCTGACTGACGGCTTGTTTGAAGTGGTGATCCTGAGAAGACTATCTATTCCCGAACTCCTGAAAATGCTGTTCAGGCACCGACCCTTTGACCCTGCTAAAACTGAGGTGCTGCAGGCCCGCCAGGTTACTATCAGTACACGTAAAAGAGCGCATTTCCAGATAGACGGAGAATATATGGGCAGGATCAGACAGGTGACGGCCACTATCCTGCCGAAGGCGTTAAAGGTGATCATACCCGTCCCTGTTGACGCCGGCTAA
- a CDS encoding carboxylesterase family protein, with amino-acid sequence MRKILLLLAMLVPGYGLIAQQTYEFKDGLISGPCHQYGRTALFTDQLAYELCNGQLKTPQNGAPSFADEKGAAQHWQTITAAADGAFTGRQINNGYLYVSYNAPKAQTAILNIAGHQMVYVNGTPHAGDMYRYGWMYIPVQLRQGNNEFYIRTGRSWGRQGIKAKLMFPEKPVYLSIADSTMPFVVKGNSNSNLWGAVVVVNTTTQALKGLSVTAKVNGVNVTTSLPDIAPLTTRKVGFKFDATASAKDGSYNCTLTLEGKQVNDTKTFPLTVVTNKDHYSNTFVSDIDGSVQYYAVSPQANPDGKAPAFFLSVHGAEVQAINQARAYKYKDWGVLVAPTNRRPRGFNWEDWGRLDALEVLNIGVNTFHPDPSRIYLTGHSMGGHGTWYLGATFAGKWAAIAPCSGYPTLMGYGSADGLIPDSPRNSTEQILLRASNPSNVFKLANNYKAGGVYILHGDSDKVVSVDYARQMKKILADFHKDFSYYEYPGGEHWYGDTCVDWGPLYEYFKWHTIPADTSVNEIDFTTANPAISAVHHWVRILQQQHTLEYSRIQLSRNSARNTVTGTTSNIQTLAIDLKDVPVGNTLRIALDGNPAISYTRHAGDSLLYLQHGNQWAIGTAPAATDKGVVRNGTFKEAFNHRMVFVYSTGGTPAENEWSVSKARYDAETWYYRGNGAVDIVADKDFKAANYPDRGIILYGNATTNKAWNQLLQQAPVQITRGKVTVGQQEYAGDNFAAYFMWPRADSKTASVAVVAGTGLAGMRAADANQYFAGGSGFPDYMVFSTDLLKGNMQAVKTAGFYDNKWQLDETERIKN; translated from the coding sequence ATGCGGAAGATACTACTGCTCCTGGCAATGCTAGTGCCGGGATACGGCCTTATTGCCCAACAGACCTATGAATTTAAAGACGGATTGATCAGCGGTCCCTGTCACCAGTATGGCCGAACGGCCCTGTTCACAGATCAGCTGGCATATGAACTTTGTAACGGTCAGCTGAAAACGCCACAGAACGGCGCTCCCTCCTTTGCTGACGAGAAAGGTGCTGCACAGCACTGGCAAACTATTACAGCTGCTGCAGATGGTGCCTTTACCGGTCGCCAGATCAACAATGGCTATCTCTATGTTTCCTACAATGCGCCTAAAGCACAAACGGCTATCCTGAACATCGCAGGGCACCAGATGGTATATGTAAATGGTACCCCGCATGCGGGCGATATGTACCGCTACGGCTGGATGTACATCCCTGTGCAGTTACGTCAGGGTAACAACGAATTTTATATCCGTACCGGCCGCAGCTGGGGCAGACAGGGTATTAAAGCGAAACTCATGTTCCCTGAAAAACCGGTATACCTGAGCATCGCTGACTCTACGATGCCGTTCGTCGTAAAAGGTAACAGCAACAGTAACCTCTGGGGCGCCGTCGTTGTTGTCAATACAACTACACAGGCGTTAAAAGGACTGTCTGTCACGGCGAAGGTAAATGGCGTAAATGTAACTACTTCTCTACCCGACATCGCACCGCTTACTACCCGTAAAGTTGGTTTTAAATTCGATGCGACTGCATCTGCAAAAGACGGCAGCTACAATTGTACACTGACGCTGGAAGGCAAACAGGTGAACGATACAAAAACATTCCCCTTAACGGTTGTTACTAACAAAGACCATTACAGTAATACATTTGTCAGCGATATTGATGGTAGCGTACAATATTACGCTGTATCTCCACAGGCAAATCCTGATGGTAAAGCACCGGCCTTCTTCCTGTCCGTACACGGCGCTGAAGTACAGGCTATCAACCAGGCAAGAGCGTATAAATACAAAGACTGGGGTGTACTGGTAGCTCCTACCAACCGCCGTCCGCGTGGCTTTAACTGGGAAGACTGGGGCCGTCTCGATGCACTGGAAGTACTCAACATCGGCGTGAACACCTTCCATCCTGATCCGTCCCGTATCTATCTGACAGGCCACTCTATGGGCGGACATGGCACCTGGTACCTGGGCGCAACCTTTGCCGGTAAATGGGCAGCTATTGCACCATGCTCCGGCTACCCAACCCTGATGGGTTATGGCTCTGCTGATGGACTGATCCCCGATTCTCCGCGTAACAGCACCGAGCAGATATTACTGAGAGCCAGCAATCCAAGCAACGTCTTCAAGTTAGCGAATAACTACAAGGCAGGTGGTGTGTACATCCTGCATGGTGACAGCGATAAGGTTGTCTCCGTAGATTACGCCAGACAGATGAAAAAGATCCTGGCCGATTTCCATAAAGATTTCAGTTACTATGAATATCCGGGTGGTGAACATTGGTACGGTGATACCTGTGTTGACTGGGGTCCGCTGTACGAGTACTTCAAATGGCACACTATCCCGGCAGATACAAGCGTGAATGAAATTGACTTCACCACGGCAAATCCCGCCATTTCAGCGGTACACCACTGGGTACGCATCCTGCAACAGCAGCATACCCTGGAATACAGCCGTATCCAGTTAAGCAGGAACAGTGCACGCAACACCGTTACAGGAACCACCTCCAATATCCAGACACTGGCTATTGACCTGAAGGACGTTCCTGTGGGCAATACCCTGCGCATCGCACTGGACGGCAATCCTGCAATCAGCTACACCCGTCATGCCGGTGACAGTCTGCTGTACTTACAGCATGGCAACCAGTGGGCGATCGGTACTGCACCAGCAGCTACCGACAAGGGCGTTGTACGTAACGGTACTTTCAAGGAAGCATTCAACCATCGCATGGTATTCGTATACAGCACAGGAGGTACACCGGCTGAAAATGAATGGTCCGTAAGTAAAGCCCGTTATGATGCCGAAACCTGGTATTACAGAGGTAATGGTGCAGTTGATATCGTAGCAGATAAAGACTTCAAAGCAGCTAACTACCCTGACCGCGGTATCATCCTTTATGGTAATGCTACTACGAATAAAGCCTGGAATCAGTTATTGCAACAGGCGCCGGTACAGATCACCCGTGGTAAGGTAACGGTGGGTCAGCAGGAATATGCAGGCGATAATTTCGCAGCGTACTTCATGTGGCCAAGAGCAGACAGCAAAACAGCATCCGTTGCGGTGGTAGCTGGTACTGGCCTGGCAGGTATGCGTGCAGCAGATGCCAACCAGTACTTCGCAGGTGGCAGCGGTTTTCCCGACTATATGGTCTTCAGCACTGACCTGCTGAAAGGAAATATGCAGGCAGTGAAAACAGCTGGCTTCTACGATAACAAATGGCAGCTGGACGAGACTGAGCGTATTAAGAACTAA